The proteins below are encoded in one region of Misgurnus anguillicaudatus chromosome 24, ASM2758022v2, whole genome shotgun sequence:
- the LOC141361745 gene encoding uncharacterized protein, translating to MMQDTTVCDSKQSLQEDQTSTESLDSVCNAGEQQQILQTKLKMCSVKLIDCTNLMMKIKTEPTEIKTEPTEIKTEPTGMKTEPTEMNTEPTEIKTEPREEEDRTEEDDDFIPSGVKSDSCLDIEITSSTSKERLTAQTLSGITCEKTFSSQRHLERHERKHTEQKLFTRSEISFTTLQEKKLHSEDHREKKMKKQFHCEQCGRIFVSSHNLNVHMRIHRDEKPFNCTECGNYFRTKQYLKVHQRVHTGEKPYECPHCEKRFSRKRGLNRHVRSHTNERLYQCSECNKTFRDSRSLKKHQNTHIKEKLHQCSHCDKCYFHKYQLIVHERVHTGERPYHCSLCGKSFRQKTTLLCHKRIHTGEKPYKCSQCDMTYAYSGHFKVHQRVHTGEKPYVCSHCGKSFSSSSKFRVHQRVHTGEKPYHCSVCGKSFSHQTTLLCHKRLHTGEKPFKCSQCDMTFAYSGHVKVHQRVHTGEKPYVCSHCGKSFSSSSHLRDHQRVHTGEKPFHCSVCGKCFSHGSTLLKHMRIHTGEKPFKCSQCDMTFAQSSSLKYHQRVHTGEKPHHCSVCGKSFSQGSSFLNHKRIHTGEKPFKTFAQSSHLQAHQRVQIGEKL from the exons ccaaactgaagatgtgttcagttaaactcatcgactgcacgaacctcatgatgaagattaaaactgaacccacagaaatcaaaactgaacccacagaaatcaaaactgaacccacaggaATGAAAACTGAACCCACTGAAATGAATACCGAAcccacagaaataaaaactgaacccagagaagaggaagatcgcactgaggaagatgatgattttattccatcag gtgtgaagagtgattcatgtctggatatagaaataacgtcctcaacatcaaaagagcgactgacagcacaaactctttccgGCATCACCTGTGaaaagacattcagctcacagaggcatttagagagacatgagagaaaacacacagaacagaaactcttcaccagatctgagatcagctttactaccttacaagagaagaaacttcattcagaagaccacagagagaagaagatgaagaagcagtttcactgtgagcagtgtgggaGGATTTTTGTCTCTTCCCATAATCTAAATGTTCACATGAGGATACACCGTGATGAAAAGCCTttcaactgcactgaatgtggaaatTACTTCAGAACCAAACAATATCTTaaagttcatcagagagttcacactggagaaaaaccttacgagtgtcctcactgtgagaagagattTAGCCGTAAACGTGGTTTGAACCGACATGTGCGTTCacacaccaatgagagactCTATCAGTGCAGTGAATGTAACAAAACCTTTAGGGATTCAcgctctttaaaaaaacaccagAATACTCACATCAAAGAGAAACTCCAtcagtgttcacactgtgataaatGTTACTTTCATAAATATCAGCTGATAGTCcatgagagagttcatactggagaaagaccttatcactgtagtctATGTGGGAAGAGTTTTCGTCAAAAAACTACATTACTATGTCataagagaattcatacaggtgaaaaaccttacaaatgctctcagtgtgacatgaCATATGCTTATTCGGGTCACTTCAAagtccatcagagagttcacactggagagaaaccttacgtctgctctcactgtggaaagagcttctctaGTTCATCTAAATTCAGAGTTCAtcaaagagttcatactggagagaaaccttatcactgtagtgtctgtgggaagagttttagtcatcAAACTACATTACTATGTCACAAGagacttcatacaggtgaaaaaccttttaaatgctctcagtgtgacatgaCATTTGCTTATTCAGGTCACGTCAAagtccatcagagagttcacactggagagaaaccttacgtctgctctcactgtggaaagagtttctctAGTTCATCTCATTTAAGAgatcatcagagagttcatactggagagaaaccttttcactgtagtgtctgtgggaagtgTTTTAGTCATGGGTCTACATTACTAAAGCAcatgagaattcatacaggtgaaaaacctttcaaatgctctcagtgtgacatgaCGTTTGCTCAGTCAAGTTCCTTAAAAtaccatcagagagttcatactggagagaaacctcatcactgtagtgtctgtgggaagagttttagtcaagGGTCTTCATTCCTAAATcacaagagaattcatacaggtgaaaaacctttcaagaCGTTTGCTCAGTCAAGTCACTTACaagcccatcagagagttcaaaTTGGTGAGAAACTTTAA